One genomic window of Pseudomonas chlororaphis subsp. piscium includes the following:
- a CDS encoding DeoR/GlpR family transcriptional regulator has protein sequence MNLPPRQQQILELVRERGYVSIEEMAQLFVVTPQTIRRDINQLAEVNLLRRYHGGAAYDSSVENTAYAMRADQMRDEKQRIGEAIAAQIPDHASLFINIGTTTESIARALLNHSHLKIITNNLHVASMLSAKDDFDVLLTGGNVRRDGGVVGQASVDFINQFKVDFALVGISGIDEDGSLLDFDYQEVRVSQAIIANARQVILAADSSKFGRNAMIRLGPISLIDCLVTDQQPVPALTQLLQQHKIRLEVV, from the coding sequence ATGAATCTGCCTCCCCGTCAGCAGCAAATCCTCGAGCTGGTCCGCGAACGCGGCTATGTCAGCATCGAGGAGATGGCCCAGCTGTTCGTCGTTACACCGCAAACCATCCGCCGCGATATCAACCAGTTGGCGGAAGTGAACCTGTTGCGTCGCTACCATGGCGGCGCAGCCTACGACTCCAGTGTCGAAAACACCGCCTACGCGATGCGCGCCGATCAGATGCGCGATGAGAAACAACGCATCGGCGAAGCCATCGCCGCGCAGATCCCCGATCACGCCTCGCTGTTCATCAACATCGGTACCACCACCGAATCCATTGCCCGGGCGCTGCTCAATCACAGCCACCTGAAGATCATCACCAACAACCTGCACGTGGCCTCCATGCTCAGCGCCAAGGACGACTTCGACGTGCTGCTGACCGGCGGCAATGTGCGTCGCGATGGCGGCGTGGTCGGCCAGGCCAGCGTCGATTTCATCAACCAGTTCAAGGTCGACTTCGCCCTGGTCGGCATCAGCGGCATCGACGAAGACGGCAGCCTGCTGGACTTCGACTACCAGGAAGTGCGGGTTTCCCAGGCGATCATCGCCAATGCCCGCCAGGTGATCCTGGCCGCCGACTCCAGCAAGTTCGGGCGCAATGCCATGATCCGCCTCGGCCCCATCAGCCTGATCGATTGCCTGGTCACCGACCAGCAGCCGGTTCCGGCGCTGACCCAGTTGCTGCAGCAGCACAAGATTCGCCTGGAAGTCGTCTGA
- the glpD gene encoding glycerol-3-phosphate dehydrogenase: MPTSTLPAPPLAEIYDIAVIGGGINGVGIAADAAGRGLSVFLCEKDDLASHTSSASSKLIHGGLRYLEHYEFRLVREALAEREVLLAKAPHIVKPMRFVLPHRPHLRPAWMIRAGLFLYDHLGKREKLAGSKSLKFGPDSPLKAEITKGFEYSDCWVDDARLVVLNAMAAREKGAHVRTQTRCISARRSKGMWHLHLERADGSLFSIQAKALVNAAGPWVAKFIKDDLKLDSPYGIRLIQGSHLIVPKLYEGEHAHILQNEDQRIVFTIPYLNHFTLIGTTDREYTGDPAKVAITEGETDYILKVVNAHFKKQLSRQDIVHTYSGVRPLCNDESDNPSAVTRDYTLALSGNADEAPLLSVFGGKLTTYRKLAESAMAQLTPFFKGIKPSWTAHSTLPGGEDMTTPQALAEAIRQKFDWVPSEIARRWATSYGSRTWRLLEGVHSLSDLGEHLGGGLYTREVDYLCSEEWAINAQDILWRRSKLGLFTTPAEQEKLQHYLQKVEQNRAKIEAA, encoded by the coding sequence ATGCCCACTTCCACCTTGCCCGCGCCCCCTCTCGCCGAGATTTATGACATTGCCGTGATCGGCGGTGGGATCAATGGTGTCGGCATCGCCGCCGATGCCGCCGGGCGTGGCCTGTCCGTGTTCCTTTGCGAAAAAGACGACCTGGCCAGCCATACCTCCTCGGCCAGCAGCAAGCTGATCCACGGTGGCCTGCGCTACCTCGAACATTACGAATTCCGTCTGGTGCGCGAAGCCCTGGCCGAACGCGAAGTGCTGCTGGCCAAGGCCCCGCATATCGTCAAGCCCATGCGTTTCGTCCTGCCGCACCGCCCGCACCTGCGCCCGGCGTGGATGATCCGTGCCGGCCTGTTCCTTTATGACCACCTGGGCAAGCGGGAAAAACTCGCCGGCTCCAAGAGCCTCAAGTTCGGGCCCGACAGCCCGTTGAAAGCCGAGATCACCAAAGGCTTCGAATACTCCGACTGCTGGGTCGACGATGCTCGCCTGGTGGTGTTGAACGCCATGGCCGCCCGGGAAAAAGGCGCCCATGTGCGCACCCAGACCCGTTGCATCAGCGCCCGCCGCAGCAAGGGCATGTGGCACCTGCACCTGGAGCGCGCCGACGGCAGCCTGTTCTCGATTCAAGCCAAGGCCCTGGTGAACGCCGCCGGCCCATGGGTCGCCAAGTTCATCAAGGACGACCTGAAGCTGGATTCGCCTTACGGCATCCGCCTGATCCAGGGCAGCCACCTGATCGTGCCGAAGCTGTACGAAGGCGAACATGCGCACATCCTGCAGAACGAAGACCAGCGCATCGTCTTCACCATTCCGTACCTGAACCACTTCACCCTGATCGGCACCACCGACCGCGAGTACACCGGCGATCCGGCGAAGGTGGCGATTACCGAAGGCGAAACCGACTACATCCTGAAAGTGGTCAACGCCCACTTCAAGAAACAGCTGAGCCGCCAGGACATCGTGCACACCTACTCCGGCGTGCGCCCGCTGTGCAACGACGAGTCCGACAACCCGTCGGCCGTGACCCGCGACTACACCCTGGCGCTGTCCGGCAATGCCGACGAAGCGCCACTGCTGTCGGTGTTCGGCGGCAAGCTGACCACCTACCGCAAGCTGGCCGAATCGGCCATGGCCCAGCTGACGCCATTCTTCAAGGGCATCAAGCCGAGCTGGACCGCGCACTCGACCCTGCCCGGCGGCGAAGACATGACCACGCCACAGGCACTGGCCGAAGCGATTCGCCAGAAGTTCGACTGGGTGCCCAGCGAAATCGCCCGCCGCTGGGCCACCAGCTACGGCAGCCGTACCTGGCGCCTGCTGGAAGGCGTGCACAGCCTGAGCGACCTGGGCGAACACCTGGGTGGCGGCCTGTACACCCGTGAAGTCGATTACCTGTGCAGCGAAGAATGGGCGATCAATGCCCAGGACATCCTGTGGCGCCGCAGCAAGCTGGGTCTGTTCACGACTCCGGCCGAGCAGGAAAAACTGCAGCACTACCTGCAGAAGGTCGAACAGAACCGGGCGAAGATCGAAGCCGCCTGA
- a CDS encoding glutamate/aspartate ABC transporter substrate-binding protein, which yields MRIVPHLLGAAIAAALISTPVVAAELTGTLKKIKDSGTITLGHRDASIPFSYIADASGVPVGYSHDIQLKIVEALKKDLDMPDLKVKYNLVTSQTRIPLVQNGTVDVECGSTTNNVERQQQVDFSVGIFEIGTRLLSKKDSPYKDFADLKGKNVVTTAGTTSERILKAMNADKQMGMNVISAKDHGESFNMLEGGRAVAFMMDDALLAGEMAKARKPTDWAVTGTAQSYEIYGCMVRKGDAPFKKAVDDAIIATYKSGEINKIYDKWFQSPIPPKGLNLMFPMSDELKALIANPTDKAADDKKS from the coding sequence ATGCGCATCGTTCCCCATCTGTTGGGCGCAGCCATTGCTGCTGCTCTGATTAGCACTCCAGTGGTCGCCGCCGAACTCACCGGCACGCTGAAGAAAATCAAAGACTCCGGCACCATCACCCTCGGACATCGCGACGCTTCCATTCCGTTCTCCTACATCGCGGATGCATCCGGCGTTCCAGTCGGCTACTCCCACGACATCCAGCTGAAAATCGTCGAAGCCCTGAAGAAAGACCTCGACATGCCGGATCTCAAGGTCAAATACAACCTGGTTACCTCGCAGACCCGTATCCCGCTGGTGCAGAACGGCACCGTGGACGTCGAGTGCGGTTCCACCACTAACAACGTCGAGCGTCAGCAGCAGGTCGACTTCTCCGTCGGCATCTTCGAGATCGGCACCCGTCTGCTGTCCAAGAAGGATTCGCCTTACAAGGACTTCGCCGACCTGAAGGGCAAGAACGTCGTGACCACCGCCGGCACCACGTCCGAGCGCATCCTCAAGGCGATGAACGCCGACAAGCAGATGGGCATGAACGTGATCTCCGCCAAGGACCACGGCGAGTCCTTCAACATGCTCGAAGGCGGCCGCGCCGTGGCCTTCATGATGGACGACGCGCTACTGGCCGGTGAAATGGCCAAGGCCCGCAAACCGACCGACTGGGCCGTGACCGGTACCGCGCAATCCTACGAAATCTACGGCTGCATGGTCCGCAAGGGCGACGCACCGTTCAAGAAGGCCGTGGACGACGCCATCATCGCGACCTACAAGTCGGGCGAGATCAACAAGATCTACGACAAATGGTTCCAGTCGCCGATTCCACCAAAAGGCCTGAACCTGATGTTCCCGATGAGCGACGAGCTCAAGGCCCTGATCGCCAACCCGACCGACAAAGCGGCTGACGATAAAAAGTCCTGA